A genomic region of Dehalococcoidia bacterium contains the following coding sequences:
- a CDS encoding ATP-binding cassette domain-containing protein, which produces MPADQSENDTSKPPLDLTGPGPLSLTLSEITVGIGSVEICSEVSLVAESGQVVGIVGPNGSGKTTLLRAAYRVL; this is translated from the coding sequence ATGCCCGCTGACCAGTCGGAGAACGATACTTCCAAGCCACCATTGGATCTCACTGGCCCTGGTCCACTATCGCTGACTCTATCCGAGATAACGGTGGGAATTGGCTCCGTAGAGATTTGCTCGGAGGTCAGTCTGGTGGCCGAGTCCGGCCAAGTCGTAGGTATCGTCGGGCCGAATGGTAGTGGAAAGACGACACTACTGCGGGCCGCTTATCGGGTGCTGC